In a single window of the Papaver somniferum cultivar HN1 chromosome 8, ASM357369v1, whole genome shotgun sequence genome:
- the LOC113301644 gene encoding pentatricopeptide repeat-containing protein At4g01570-like gives MCWAATRPALIKLSPFLFHRFVIPSLTMCNRKKQTLDFSTFKKTPSSELENLLIVASISKTLIKSGTRNLDYDSIPLSESIVLLVLQRSSVHTFEKIDFLKWVSSGHNYKHSASTYSAMFHVICRSGCLQEIFPLLELMRKDDVVIDSATFKLILVSFINSGNLDSALKLISEVETIVTSLNPHMYNSVLIAFLRKKQVTVALGMFKTLLASPNGGDAFVPDTLLCNEMFVALRKADMRVEFKQVFEILRDKKGFELDTWGYNICIHAFGCWGDLTTSLKLFKEMKEQEHNSGSSGPDLCTYNSLIRVLCAVGKVKDALIVWEELKGSGHDPDAVSYRTIIQGCCKTYRIDDATRIFSEMKYSGFRPDTLVYNSVLDGLFKARKMREACQFFETMVQDGVRASCWSYNILIDGLFRNGRAEAAYTLFCDLKKKGEFVDGVTYSIVILHLCKEGLLEGALEFVEEMEARGFVVDLVTITSLLIEIYKQHRWDQTERLLKVIRDSSILPEVLRWKDNMEVAMKGPHGRTKDFTSMFPSKGNLSEIMDFISWLHPNTGECSNLVAEGEAESELTSSSTYNWSPSPYMDKLVDQIGSSNSSLKFSVSRSRRVQEKGIRSFDINMVNTFLSIFLAKGNLSLACKLFEIFTEKGVNPASYTYNSMMTSFIKKGYFNEAGGILHEMGENLCPADIGTYNILIQGLGKMGRADLAGAVLDQLEKQGGYLDIVMYNTLINALGKAGRIEEVNQMFEQMGKSGIRPDIFTYNILIEVHSKASRVDEARKFFQMMLDNGCSPNRVTHTTLEFLGKEIERLRYQKASIKLNNKDDTT, from the coding sequence ATGTGCTGGGCGGCAACTCGACCAGCACTGATTAAACTATCTCCATTCCTGTTTCATCGATTCGTCATACCTTCACTAACAATGTGCAATAGAAAAaaacaaaccctagatttttcaACTTTTAAAAAAACTCCTTCATCAGAACTTGAAAACCTTCtcattgttgcctctatttcaaaaaccctaatcaaGTCTGGTACTCGAAATCTCGATTATGATTCAATCCCTCTATCTGAATctattgttcttttagttctcCAAAGGAGTTCAGTTCATACATTTGAGAAAATCGATTTTTTAAAATGGGTTTCTTCTGGGCATAATTACAAACACTCTGCAAGCACGTATTCAGCTATGTTTCACGTAATTTGTCGGTCTGGGTGTCTTCAGGAAATTTTTCCTTTGTTAGAGTTGATGagaaaagatgatgttgttattgaTTCTGCGACGTTTAAGTTAATTCTCGTCTCCTTTATCAATTCAGGTAATCTTGATTCAGCTTTGAAATTAATAAGTGAAGTGGAAACAATAGTGACTAGTTTGAATCCACACATGTATAATTCTGTTCTTATTGCTTTTCTTAGAAAAAAGCAAGTGACTGTCGCATTAGGTATGTTTAAAACGCTTTTAGCCAGTCCTAATGGTGGTGATGCTTTTGTTCCCGACACTTTACTATGTAATGAAATGTTTGTTGCTTTGAGAAAAGCAGACATGAGGGTAGAATTCAAACAAGTTTTTGAGATATTGAGAGACAAAAAAGGGTTTGAATTGGATACATGGGGTTATAATATATGCATTCATGCATTTGGGTGTTGGGGTGATTTAACTACTTCCTTGAAATTGTTTAAAGAGATgaaagaacaagaacataattcagGATCTTCAGGGCCAGATTTGTGTACTTACAATAGTTTAATACGTGTTCTTTGCGCGGTTGGAAAGGTTAAAGATGCTTTGATTGTTTGGGAGGAGTTGAAAGGCTCAGGTCATGATCCTGATGCTGTTTCGTACCGAACTATCATTCAAGGGTGCTGCAAAACTTACAGGATAGATGATGCAACAAGGATATTCAGTGAAATGAAATACAGCGGATTTCGTCCAGATACTCTCGTTTATAATTCAGTCCTTGATGGGTTGTTTAAGGCGAGGAAGATGAGAGAAGCATGCCAGTTTTTTGAGACGATGGTTCAAGATGGAGTTAGAGCTTCATGCTGGTCTTACAATATCTTGATCGATGGCTTATTCAGAAATGGAAGAGCTGAGGCTGCTTATACACTATTTTGTGACTTGAAAAAGAAGGGAGAGTTTGTTGATGGTGTTACTTACAGCATTGTTATCTTGCACTTATGCAAGGAGGGTCTATTAGAAGGAGCATTGGAATTCGTAGAAGAAATGGAAGCTAGGGGTTTTGTGGTTGATCTGGTTACAATAACGTCTCTTTTGATCGAGATCTATAAGCAACACAGGTGGGATCAGACTGAGAGACTGTTGAAGGTCATCAGGGATAGCAGTATATTGCCAGAGGTTCTCAGGTGGAAAGATAACATGGAGGTCGCAATGAAGGGTCCTCATGGAAGAACAAAAGACTTTACCTCAATGTTCCCTTCTAAAGGAAATTTGAGTGAGATAATGGATTTTATAAGTTGGTTACATCCTAATACAGGAGAGTGTAGCAATCTTGTTGCAGAAGGTGAAGCCGAATCTGAATTGACTTCTTCTTCCACCTATAATTGGTCGCCATCTCCTTACATGGATAAACTTGTGGATCAAATAGGATCCTCCAACAGTTCTCTTAAGTTTTCAGTATCTAGGAGTCGTAGAGTTCAAGAAAAAGGGATAAGATCATTTGACATTAATATGGTTAATACGTTCTTATCGATCTTTTTGGCTAAGGGAAATTTAAGCTTAGCTTGCAAATTATTTGAGATTTTCACTGAGAAGGGCGTGAATCCTGCGAGCTACACTTATaattcgatgatgacttctttcATCAAGAAGGGATACTTTAATGAGGCGGGGGGTATTCTGCATGAGATGGGTGAAAATCTCTGTCCAGCGGACATTGGAACGTATAATATCTTAATCCAAGGCTTGGGAAAGATGGGTAGAGCAGATTTGGCGGGCGCCGTTCTCGATCAGTTGGAGAAGCAAGGTGGATATCTGGATATTGTTATGTATAATACCTTAATTAATGCATTAGGAAAGGCTGGGcgaattgaagaagtgaatcagATGTTTGAGCAGATGGGGAAGAGTGGGATTCGTCCTGATATCTTCACGTACAATATACTCATTGAGGTTCACAGCAAGGCTAGTCGAGTGGATGAAGCACGCAAGTTCTTCCAGATGATGTTGGACAATGGTTGCTCCCCTAATCGTGTTACACACACAACCTTGGAGTTTCTTGGAAAAGAGATTGAGAGGTTGAGATATCAAAAGGCGTCAATCAAATTGAACAACAAGGATGATACTACGTGA